CTGTTCTTCTCCAACTTGGAAATCCATGTACacaattttgtgtgaaaaggTTGAAAATTCATTACTGAAGCACGCAGTGTAGATGCCGGTAGCCTGTGGTGGAGATAATGAAAGGGAAGCTCCGTGATGTTTCAGGCTCAACAAGCCGCTGCACTGTCGGGTACTCACCGTGGCAACGAATTGATTGTTATCGAATTGTGTCTTTATTTGACGATAGATTACTTCGCCAGTAGGGCTTTCCAGAGTCACATCCACATCATAGCTTCCACCGCTTACCACCTGCCACGAGCATAAATAGGAAATCATCAGGACACGTAACAACTTACGAATCGAGCACAAATATTCACCTGAAACTCTAGTGTTGCAGTCTGGTCCTTCCGTATTTCCTCGTGAAAACATTCGCGGGAATTATCCGGAAGCTCGAAAGTCAGCTCGACGCTATCCACTATATTCACGCTAAGTATCGCGAATAAAACTACACCCAAGCGTAAGCCATCATGGCGACAAGGCttatttttttgcattttgggACGAAGATTCGATCACACTAGCCCGCTGACCAACGGCAAGGTGGAAAACTTAACTTATGGCAAAATATATCTGATAAAAGGAAACACCCCTTTTGAAACTGAACTGTAAATTTTCTCCTCAGTACACGgcattagtttttttttcataggTCAGACTACTCTTGTATAAAGTTCGTTGCTCACCATCACTGCCGACCTTGCCTACATAAAGTCCGGGCGATACTTAATCGGAGCTGCTCTATTCGtggaaacacataaaaaagggTAACTATGCAACTTCAACCACCCTCAATGTGTTGTAAATACGCTTTCATTTTGCCGAACTCCATATTTTCGATATAGAGTTGGTGCGTTGATGCGATCCGTTTGCGTCgttaatttagtttttcaacGAACTGAGCATACCCACTGGATATCGCTCAGGCTTTATGCAAGCAAGATATGGCGGTGCCGGTTGATAACTCACCTTACTGATGTTTGCTTGCTGCTCAAATGCCAACGCGGTTGACGTTTTCACACATGACGTGTGTAGTAGTAAAAGTTTGTGTAGAGTTTTTATTGTGTCCGCTTGTTGCAGATTTTGACTGTACTCTGAGCAGATGAGATAAGAAATCGGTTAATATTTTCAAAAGATTTCAACGCACCAATCGTATTTtataatatttaaatatatGTTTAGTAGAAAGTATGTATAATAAATGTTACTCTATTTTATGCAAAGTAGTGTCGATCGAGTTAACGTTTGCTGCcatcctttttccctttttaatTGTGATTCAAAACAGCCCTACTTTCAGttcatttaaattgtttccaaTCTCCACTCTTTAGTAGTGCCGCTTTGCtgcttaaaataaaataaagaaaagtcAGATAGCAATGTTACTCTTTCACGGTCATACATCAATAATAAGTGCACTTAACTGCACATTTGAGAATGATGCTGTGTTTATTTTACAGTTCCGTGGAATGCGACTTTATAATGTTCGGTTGATTCGATTGAAAAGATAGCATAATGTTGATACGCAGTTTTAGTTCAGCTCGTTTAGTATCACTCAGTTTACCTTGCAATATTTTCTTAATACGTTTCATTTCCTCTTGAACGACATCCGCTGGCAGCTTGTCGGAATTGTTAATTTTACGCATTAATGCGGCATACATCATGTATGATTTTTTCAATGGATCAGCTTCATCAAGGCTTTTTTCTATAGCTTCAACCTGATCAATTATCGAACTTCTCGCCGTGCTGGGTACGGACATtagaaagctgtttgcaaaactGTCCAACTCTTGAGTGCATCCTGGAAGTCCGATGTATAAATCTGTATTACGTTTAAGAAAAATGCGTAAATTTTCAACAGTTACACTTTGATCGGCAGGgaaatcgatcggttcgacTGCATTCCGTGCGAAAAGTTTTATAACCGGATACTCCTTCGTAATGCTGAACCGTTTTCCCAGGTCAGTGTTATCTTTTTCGCCGTAATCCTTGATTCCCACCAAAGCAAACAACAGATCGTTACTAGCTGCGACTTCTTCAGCTAGCATCGTGAAGGCTTCATGCTTGTCACCGTAAGGGAAGGCCGTATCGAATTTCACCAGCGCATAATCAAACTTTCCCACCACCTTATCGAAGGTGGAAGAGTCTAAATCGACACACCCTCGGGCAGTCCAGGCCCTGCTTTGTTCAACCAATGCGATAATCAGTGTTAGGATGGAACATCGTAGCCATACATGAAACATATCTGGAAGAAAACAATGAGACGATATAGAGCACATGTATTAGTAATTACTTAACCTATTACTTGAGTAATCATTGCACTACTAAACAAGGTACCTGGCAGCTACTTAGTTGGTTATTTGCTGCTTGTGTGTGCTGATTGTTTGCTGCCTGTACGGGTGTATTGCGTTTCATGTGAGTATCTAGCAACAATTAGTCATTTACCTGTTTCTTTGAACCTAGTAAGCCGAATCTGTGCCTGGAACCGGCTTGTTTATGTGTACGCAAGAGTCTGGTGATCAACAACTTTACGGAAAGACAAAAGTCAGCACCAGGCTAAagtagaaaataataaaaataagacCAGACAACTCACCATGTGTCAAGAGGATCGGTTCACACATCTCTCGGTTCAGGATCTCTAGCTGTGATTGGTTGGAAATGacattttgctgttgttggcaCTTCCCTCTCCGTCTCTCCTGGGTATCTTGTGTCGTGTAAATTTCTCTCAGATACGGGTACTTGTTTTTTGCTAAACAAAGCGGAATGAAGACTTCCGAGGGAGTTTGTGTTGATTTCCGTAAAATCGTGATTTACGAAGATTTTCTACACTAAGCGAAGGCCTTACAGTTTTTTTGTATTTCGTTGAGTCGGTCGTTAATGTTGGTTTCCAAGAAAGGTTGGACATTGTGTTACAAAGGACATTGTGTTATCACGACAGGTAAAAGCCATCATTTCGGATGAATAAGAAGTTCGTAGTAACCCGATCCATTAGAAACCTGTCTGCAGATCGTTTTAACTGCTGAAAATAATTCATAAGTGCTGCGACAATCAGCcaatcatttattatttttaatctcCGTCCGAATACAACGCTACGAAAAGGTACGTTGCCTTCTTGTTACTGACCCTGACTTAAGTAAACTGAACCAAGGTGGGAAGCTCTGCCCGCGTTTCCATGCCGGATTGGGTTGTCGAGCGGGAAAAAAATGCCAGCCCATTATTGATGTATATTGTAGCAATTGTTTACTTTGCAAGTTCTCCTTTTCTGCACCTGTTTCTATATTCTGCACCTGTTTCTATATtgtgggaggggggggggggggaagaaCAGCCTTGATTAATTtcggttttcttgttttttagAACAGCCGATCTTAATGATTTTTTGGACGAGTTCTGGTCCTCTACAGCAAGTGCCAAAGCAGTTAAGCACAGTGCCGatctcggcagcagcagtataTGATGCCCTGCCCTGGGTTAAAAGTCTCACACGTAGTGTTTGTGATTGTAATTTTAATAACGATTGTCTTCTATTCATCGCTAAATGGACGGCACTTCATCCTGGAGCCGAAACGATACTcaaaccaccgaaaaaacGATCCGAACCTCATGAATCGCACAGTTCCCCGATCGTCCGAAAATGCATTGCTGATAGAACCGGTctacgaaaaacaaaagtgcAACGTATTTCAGATAGTTGTACAGGGCTGTGGGCTCAATATATTGAGCAAAACACTGGAACGCGTGCCCCCCTACAGAAACAGGACACAACTTCTTGCCCAGCAGCAGTTATTAACGGAACAAGATACGGCAGCCGAAAACACCGATAACAACATACAGCGAATTCCAAACCCGTCGGTGGTTAAGTCGTCCCAAGGGTCGTCTGTGtcgtcatcatcttcatcatcatcaccgcctGCATCtcgaccggccgccgccgccgccgccgtcgctgttGCCGTCGATACTGATGGCGATATGGTCATCAAAACTCGAGATATGTACCGCTCCGGACACCTACCGGATGTCGCTTGCGTACGAAATCTGTGTCCAAACAATGGTACCGATGTGTCGTTACTAATTCTTGTTACGTCCGCACCGACCCACCGCGATCAGCGACTTGCCATACGGCAGTCCTGGGGTCACTATGGTAGCCGCCGTGATATCTCGATCGGGTTTATCGTCGGCCAAACAGACGATTCGCGAATGGAGGATCAGCTAGCGGCCGAGAGCTATATGTATAGTGATCTGATTCGCGGCAACTTCATCGACAGCTATAAGAATCTCACGTTAAAAACCATTTCGCTTCTTGAGTGGACAAAGCTTCACTGCTCTAACGCATCATTCCTACTTAAAACGGACGATGACATGTTCATTAACGTACCGAAGCTACTACAATTCATGGAAGTGCACAACAATCAACGGCGAACAATTTTCGGACggttggcaaaaaaatggaaaccgatCCGAAACAAAAAGTCAAAATATTATGTCAGCCCGGAACAATACTATCCACCGGTGTTTCCACCTTTTACAACAGGTATGTGCGGTAATGCTTTGAGAGAATTTTGTATTGTCTATTGTAAAGATGCACCAAAAATACAGAGCGTGGCGGGTTGTGGCAATGTATTTTGCGCTAGTAAACTATAGTAATTTATAAATCTAACGTTCGCTTATTTTATAGGACCCGCTTATTTACTCACTGCCGACATAATCGGTGAGGTGTTCGAGAAATCGCTAAGCCAAACATATTTGAAGCTAGAGGACGTCTACACGACAGGCATCGTGGCACAATTGTTAAATATACATCGGACCAACGTGAAGGAATTCCTCAATCGGCGGATAGCATTTAATCAGTGCAACATCAAAAAAGCTATCAGCATTCACATGGTGAAAAACAGTGAACAGATAGATCTGTGGAAGAAACTTATCGACGTCAGCGTTGCGTGCTCATAGCCGGTTTAACTGATAATAAATTTGCTTTCGTTACTTTTCGTCTATTATTTGTCGTTTAGAAACAGATTgattttccaaacacacagaaaataAAGCATGCCTTTTAAATGAGAATTGAGCATTCCACGGCTTAATGTGATGCAATATGCAAGCATATTACAAATTGTAAAACTGTATAGAATCTATCTTACGAATCAATCATAATGTTAGGAGTTTGCGTTAGACGGTTTATGGTGGTCCTAGGTACGCCTAGATTTTAAATTAACGAAAACAATATCTATACATATAGGtctataaatatatatatatatgtatatatataaacataaatatatatacatatatttaTAAACATATATTGTAGCAAACCATTATTGAACAAGAAACTTTGATCTGCAACGGATGTGCGAAAGACGAAAGCAAACTCCACGACTTTTCAGAATATGTTGCATTGTATGGAAACTTCGTCGACTAAATTCGCCTAGACGGTAGCAAATTAGTTACCTTTCTTTATCACATTTGAAATATACTTTGCTTCACCACTACAAACTTCGAGAAAAGAcaaacgttttgtttttttagtAATATCAGCATTaatcttttttcttctgttaTATTCCTGGCAGGCCCAGATTGCTCGATGGTTGTAGTGGCCGGATAAGTAagttatatttatttataagttatatttttcatttattttgctttatATTTGGGtaaaaaactaaaagaaaaatgtttgattgaaGGTACAATCCTGGTACTTGTACAGGTGCAAGGTTGATTTGTGATTTCGTTGCAAAGCACAGTATTGCCTGGCCCACTACTAGATGACGAGTTGTATAAAGCATCCTTCGACGAACCGACCAGGCCTAGTGGGTCGTCACTGACATGCATGAATTATTAGCTCAGTTAAAAATATATTGACTGCCACAGACACCTCGAGCTGCCGttgaaccgaaacgaaaattgATTCTCAATTATGGATGTACTGTTGCTCCTGAATCCTACCGCCCAGGTGCAGCTGACCTTTTGGCGTTCTGATTAGGAACCCTTTCGACGGCCGTGTAGGAAATTACTCATGGACTATAAACAAAAACCGTTGTAACTACATATTTAGCTTGCAGTTGCGGATTGTGTACGGTAACAGTCGAAGCTACTTCAGTGCACCAGGAAACGACTCGATGGCAGTATGGCGGCAGAAACGTACAGCCAACAAAATCTTAGCGGTATCAGTCATGTTAATACTAGTTGTTTCTCTATTCGATTTGGTTTCTTGTGACGATTTTCCTTCGTTGCTTTCGACGAACGCATCGATTGGTAAGTAAACGCTTTCATACCACCGTTCCCGTACGATTTGGGTGCTCTTTACTCTGCAATTCCCTCGAACACTACACGGTTAAACGGATTGGGACCAATCCTGTGAACGacggaacgaaaaaggaaTGTGATGTAACTTTACCCACCCCATAATCCACCATTTTCATCCGGTTGCCTTGCCAGGAAGCCAATGCAGTCCCTACAGATCCGATCATGATCATTTGCGTTTCGATTGAAAGCGATAAGGCCTCAAAGAAGGGCCGGTGAGTAAAACGAGTTCAGCGTGAGTCACTGTCGGTTTGAATATTTCTTTTCGGAACTGCGCACATTGGTGCAATAATGATGCACAATGATGCAACAATATCCACTGTGGACCGTTTTAGCCCAAGCCCAAGAATAGGCTTCTACCAAACCATTTAGTAATCCCCAACCCAACACACTCAACATCCGTTTTAAATTACGGTCAAACTTTCCTGAGACATGTTAACATAATGTTGTGTTTCTCTTTGCGGTTTATTTCGCCATGCCTGTTGCATCTCGTTGAATCAGCTATCATTCTTGATAGAGAGTATCTAGGTGACATATACGAGCAAATGCTAGAACAAACAAAGGAGATTGTCGAAAAGATGATTCGAGAAAACTTGAAAAACGGTGGGCTGGTTGTGAAGTACTATTCATGGACAAGCATTAACCTCAAGAGAGGTAAGGTAATCGAATCAAAAGCAAGTCTAGGAATGCTTCGTCCGAAAAGATAACGAAAATCGTGTTTTCCCATCTCCACCTATGGCGTAGACTTCTCAGCAGTGATTTCGGTATCAAATTGCGACAACACGTGGGCCATATACCAAGAAGCATCCAGAGAACGGTTGGTGATGCTAAGCATTACGGACCCAGACTGTCCGAGACTGCCGTCCAGCACCGCAATAATGGTACGTACTACGTCGACGGTACCGAATCGGGACGGTACCAACATCTTTGaatgaaaatggcgaaaactATGACGTTGGTTACAGATTCCGCGAACTGATGGCTTGGGCAGCATTTTCGAGGAGGTTTCGCAAATCATACTGGACATGAAGAGCTCCCGGGCGATCGACTGGCGCACGGTTACGCTGCTGTATGACGAAAGCTTCGGTATGTGAAACCGTGCCAGGACAACATAGGTACtgtatttttgtttcggtcaTCTCTATCTCGACTTCCTTACATTTGCAGATTCCCAGATAAGCCGTTGTATTCTGTCGTTGCTGGAAGACCGCGAGGGCATGCGCGGATTGTCGTTAACGGAGTTCAAGATCCATACGCCGATGCATAGCTgggaaaaacgaaaggaaattCGTCGAATGCTTCTGAACATACCAACAGCATATACCGGTAAAATCCATCACCGGCTTGAGCCCTCTCTGTTCCACCAACAGCCATCCTCTTTGTTTCGTGTAACAATTTCAGGGAAGAACTTCATATCGATTGTGAATTCGGCTACATTGGCTTTATTGATGGAAATTGCGAAGGTTTGTCTAGGTTTAGCTTAAGTCGGCACACGCTGTCCAGCAACTTCCAATTGGCCCCATTTTCCTCTGAATTcaatgtttttcgtttcgcactCTCGATTGTTACGGCAGGATTTGAAGCTGGTAAATCCTTCATCCCAGTGGCTATACTTTTTGCCTATATCGAGCAGCGAAAACTTCACCTCAACCACCACTATAATCAATGAGGGTGACAATGTGGCCTTCATTTACAATTCCCAGAGCAAAAGTCAGAACTGTACCGTAAGCAGACTTGCAGTGTAAAAATTGGTCGCCATCGGGAACCACACTAAAGCGCCAGTTCGTACTCTTTCTCAGGTGAACATTTTGTGCTACatggaaaagtttttattGCACTTCGTCCAAAGTTTGTCGAAGCTGATCCGTGACGAGCAGGTGGTTTTTGGGCAGATATCCGACGAAGAGTGGGAAATAATTCGCCCAAGCAAAGCGGAGCGGAAAAGCAAGTTTCTCCAGCTGATCAGAGTAGGTTCGGATGATGCTACTGCATACTACTTTACTCCTGTACTCCTCCTTCACTTCTTCTACTACTTTGAGTCAGACGGCGATAGCTGGAAAGGACGACTGCAACCGATGCTCGAAGTGGAAAGTTCAAACGGCGGAAACTTGGGGTTATGTCTACAGAACAGACTATGCCATGGGTAATACGTAACATTTTATGCAGTAGTACCGACGTATCGTTTGTAATACATTGCCCGCACATTACAGAGAGCGTTGATTCGAAGGAGCGCAAAAAGTTTTCTCTACTAGACATTGGCTATTGGTCGCCGCAGGATGGGTTTATGCTGTCAGACGCACTGTTTCCCCACGTTCGCTACGGGTTCCGTGGCAGCCAGCTGGTGTTTTACAGCTATCACGTACGTTTTGCGGCCAGCTTTTCAAGTCGGTTTCGGGAGCCACATTACACATGTTTATTTTACACGCTCCGCACGTTCCGGATGCCCACAGAATCCACCCTGGCAGTTCGTCTCCTACAACGAGTCCGGATACGCAACAGTAACCAGCGGTGTGATTTACGATGTACTCACAGAGCTTTCCCGTAAGCTGAACTTTACCTACACGCTCATCATCACGCAAGGAGTGATCGATCAAAACGCAACTCTCCTGGACGCTAACACGACGGTAAATGCAATCGTTCTAGCCGCCGGTAGCCGGTAGCCGGTAAACGAATATTATCGTTGCAATGAAAACTACTATTAATTGCAGCAGTACGAAACCAAAGGCCTAACATCGGACATACCGCAAGACATTTTCAACACACTGGTCGCTAATAAGGTGGAATGGATGACAATGGAGCCAGTGCAGCAACTACTGAACTGGTGGATGTATCGTTTTATTTCAGATCCTGCTGGCGGCCATCGGAACAACGGTTAACGAGCGACAGAAGAAACTGGTTGGCTTTACAGATCCCGTCAGCATCCAAACGTACAGCTTCGTCATTTCTAGACCACGGTAAGCTGGCAACACGTTCTACGATCCGTGTTAGAACCAATAGAGTTGGAGGAAGGCGACTAATTGTACCTATCGGTATAATCTTTCAACCCCACAAGCGAGCTGAGCCGAGTGCTGCTGTTTTTGTCTCCTTTCGGTTCTGACGTAAGTGTTGACTGGAGATCAAGACTGGGGGCTCTCGCAGGCACTTTCAGcttttttgcatgttttttttgtccggtTGTCGCTTCTAGACATGGATGTGCCTCGCTACAGCAGTACTGCTGATGGGTCCGGTGTTGTGCCTCATCAATAACTTAAGCCCCTACTATGaaatccaccacaaaccatCCAACACCGGGTTGGGCAAAGTGAACAATTGCTTCTGGTACATATACGGAGCACTGCTGCAGCAAGGTAACAGTGTGATGGCGGAATGAAGTTCTCCCAAAAAGTCAGTCAAAATGCCCGTTATGTTGCAGGTGGACTGTACCTTCCGTACGCTGACAGTGGACGCATCATTATTGGAACCTGGTGGCTTGGTAGGTACACAACTGAAACCTGAGTTCATCCTCAAAGTAGGATACATAATTAATGAAGGCACATTTAATTCTCCCCCCGCCCTCCCGCAACCCACCCCTCCTGAACCGACCCGTCGATTCCCTGCGAATACGTAGTGGTGTTGGTGATCGTCACCACCTACTGTGGCAATCTGGTGGCGTTCTTAACGTTTCCGAAGATAGACATCCCCGTGAATAGGGTGATGCAGCTGCTACGAAACGATCGCGGTATGACCTGGAGCATCCGCAAAGGCACATTTCTGGAGGAGATTCTAGTTGTGAGTGCCGGATGTGAACCTGTCGTTGCATGTAATGCCTCGCTTAACGCCTCGGTGTCCGGTGGATTTGCAGGAATCGAACGACCCGAAGTACATGGAGCTGTACCGCGGTGCCCAGATGATCACGGAGGTGACGGACGAGCTGGTGGACCGCATCGAGGGCGGCCGACACGTCCACATCGATTGGCGCAACAATCTCAAGTACCTGATGAAGAACCAGTTTCTGGAAACGGGTCGGTGTGACTTTGCGCTCAGCACCGATGAGTTTCTGGACGAACAGATTGCGCTGGTCATGCCGCGGGACAGCCCGTACCTGGAGCTGGTGAACAACGAGATCCGGCGGATGCACCAGTTCGGTTTCATACAGCGCTGGATCTCCCAGTACTTACCGTCGAAGGACAAGTGTAGCGGCACGAGCAAAACGATGGATGTGCAGAACCACACCGTCAACAGTTCGGATATGGCCGGATCCTACTGGATCCTGTTGCTCGGCTTCTCGGCCGGGCTGCTCATCTTCGTCGGCGAGTTCATCATCAGCCGGTACCTCAAGTACCGGCAGTCCAAGGCAGCGCCTCCCACGACGTACAGCGAATGAGTTGGCCCGACGTTGTCTGTTGTGTAGcaatgcaatttttttttctttgttttttcatCGGATGCGTAGTTTTGTATTCATCAAGCAATAAAGCGGAAGTACAGAGTAGTACATACATAATTGTGGTTTTGTGGTCTTTTACATAACGTCCCCAACGATCGCAGCAGACCGAGCAGCAACACTCCTAGCATCTTTGCGGCATCCCGTTTGACCCTGTGACTACGCTGCTCGTccctgccggtggtggtgaacagTGTAGGCAGTGGCCCTCAGCCCTCCCCAGTGCCATTGTACAGTATTGCATTAATATATGACGATAACCCAAACGTGGCTTCAACAATTCCTAGCTAGATCACCCCACCGTTCCCACAGCTCGCCTCACGTAACCGCCAAAGTGTTTTACCTATTTACAACTAGTCGATCGATCCGTCTCGAACTGCCTCCGTGCACTGCCCAGTCGCTCCCATGCcaaactactactactactgctactgctactgcctAATAGTGCCAGCCCTATCGGTGCGAATACAGCGGCTGACCGGTGGAAGGGTACGCTTTCGGCTCACTCACCATCTGGCGGTGGTTCTGGCGTTTGCGAACCTTCAGTCGGTGGTGGTACGGCAAGTACTCGCTGTCCGGGTTTAGCGCCGGCAGCGGGTGCTTGTAGTTGACCAGGATGTCGCCCTCCAGGTACCGGTCTCGTGCCGGCAGCCCCTGCTCGCCCTCGTAGAGGCCACCGTTGGTCGCCGTGTTGGTGCGATACCCCGACAGGTACCCGACAGGTGGTGGTGCAACCAATGAGGGCCGTGGCTGGCGCTCACGCAAACGGCCCGCGGTCCGGTGGTCCAGGATGAGGTAGGATTTGGTCGTCGTACCGTCCACCTCGGTCGGCTGCCGATTGTATCCGCTGGCCCCGTTGTTTAGGATGACCGGTGCGATGTAGGACAGGTCCGTCTGCGACGGGTACTTCGGCTCGGcgggcagctgctgctgctgttgctgctgctggtagtagTGCTGTGGCCCAGGACCCAGGTGTGAGCCGCTCTGGTCGGGTGATACGTACGAAGGATAGATACGCCCGAACGTCCCGAACGGGGCGCCGTCACCGGTGGTCGTGGTGACGTAGTAG
This window of the Anopheles cruzii chromosome X, idAnoCruzAS_RS32_06, whole genome shotgun sequence genome carries:
- the LOC128277763 gene encoding LOW QUALITY PROTEIN: ionotropic receptor 93a (The sequence of the model RefSeq protein was modified relative to this genomic sequence to represent the inferred CDS: substituted 1 base at 1 genomic stop codon) — translated: MTFCCCWHFPLRLSWVSCVVXISLRYGSCDDFPSLLSTNASIAIILDREYLGDIYEQMLEQTKEIVEKMIRENLKNGGLVVKYYSWTSINLKRDFSAVISVSNCDNTWAIYQEASRERLVMLSITDPDCPRLPSSTAIMIPRTDGLGSIFEEVSQIILDMKSSRAIDWRTVTLLYDESFDSQISRCILSLLEDREGMRGLSLTEFKIHTPMHSWEKRKEIRRMLLNIPTAYTGKNFISIVNSATLALLMEIAKDLKLVNPSSQWLYFLPISSSENFTSTTTIINEGDNVAFIYNSQSKSQNCTVNILCYMEKFLLHFVQSLSKLIRDEQVVFGQISDEEWEIIRPSKAERKSKFLQLIRTAIAGKDDCNRCSKWKVQTAETWGYVYRTDYAMESVDSKERKKFSLLDIGYWSPQDGFMLSDALFPHVRYGFRGSQLVFYSYHNPPWQFVSYNESGYATVTSGVIYDVLTELSRKLNFTYTLIITQGVIDQNATLLDANTTVNYETKGLTSDIPQDIFNTLVANKILLAAIGTTVNERQKKLVGFTDPVSIQTYSFVISRPRELSRVLLFLSPFGSDTWMCLATAVLLMGPVLCLINNLSPYYEIHHKPSNTGLGKVNNCFWYIYGALLQQGGLYLPYADSGRIIIGTWWLVVLVIVTTYCGNLVAFLTFPKIDIPVNRVMQLLRNDRGMTWSIRKGTFLEEILVESNDPKYMELYRGAQMITEVTDELVDRIEGGRHVHIDWRNNLKYLMKNQFLETGRCDFALSTDEFLDEQIALVMPRDSPYLELVNNEIRRMHQFGFIQRWISQYLPSKDKCSGTSKTMDVQNHTVNSSDMAGSYWILLLGFSAGLLIFVGEFIISRYLKYRQSKAAPPTTYSE
- the LOC128268792 gene encoding protein windbeutel, which produces MFHVWLRCSILTLIIALVEQSRAWTARGCVDLDSSTFDKVVGKFDYALVKFDTAFPYGDKHEAFTMLAEEVAASNDLLFALVGIKDYGEKDNTDLGKRFSITKEYPVIKLFARNAVEPIDFPADQSVTVENLRIFLKRNTDLYIGLPGCTQELDSFANSFLMSVPSTARSSIIDQVEAIEKSLDEADPLKKSYMMYAALMRKINNSDKLPADVVQEEMKRIKKILQGKLSDTKRAELKLRINIMLSFQSNQPNIIKSHSTEL
- the LOC128268373 gene encoding transmembrane emp24 domain-containing protein 7; this translates as MQKNKPCRHDGLRLGVVLFAILSVNIVDSVELTFELPDNSRECFHEEIRKDQTATLEFQVVSGGSYDVDVTLESPTGEVIYRQIKTQFDNNQFVATATGIYTACFSNEFSTFSHKIVYMDFQVGEEQPLPGIEEHSTVLTQLETSAQEIHKALNAILDYQTHHRLREAQGRKRAEDLNERVLWWSLTETAAILLIAIGQVLVLRNFFSEKKPSQMNYQVMK
- the LOC128270147 gene encoding beta-1,3-galactosyltransferase 5-like, translated to MMPCPGLKVSHVVFVIVILITIVFYSSLNGRHFILEPKRYSNHRKNDPNLMNRTVPRSSENALLIEPVYEKQKCNVFQIVVQGCGLNILSKTLERVPPYRNRTQLLAQQQLLTEQDTAAENTDNNIQRIPNPSVVKSSQGSSVSSSSSSSSPPASRPAAAAAAVAVAVDTDGDMVIKTRDMYRSGHLPDVACVRNLCPNNGTDVSLLILVTSAPTHRDQRLAIRQSWGHYGSRRDISIGFIVGQTDDSRMEDQLAAESYMYSDLIRGNFIDSYKNLTLKTISLLEWTKLHCSNASFLLKTDDDMFINVPKLLQFMEVHNNQRRTIFGRLAKKWKPIRNKKSKYYVSPEQYYPPVFPPFTTGPAYLLTADIIGEVFEKSLSQTYLKLEDVYTTGIVAQLLNIHRTNVKEFLNRRIAFNQCNIKKAISIHMVKNSEQIDLWKKLIDVSVACS